From Candidatus Nomurabacteria bacterium, one genomic window encodes:
- a CDS encoding class I SAM-dependent methyltransferase has protein sequence MMVHDMSTDTLKAQLKPNSTIERDGIFVTKEIADKTVWDKLAVENPTHAVISAQDEAAAAEKSKPQIDDIKRHLKAEDVLLDCGTGYGRVAKYLLPDMPLGGYVGVDSAYQMLALFRDRYRLSDEEQKTPLLLLNADIHTLPLQNQSVDVVVVSAVFLHNHKSIIEKAMAEIKRVVKPGGTVLIYSSFPRVATLMGLQGMIYQAILNLLGRPYKNGPVRYYWRREIMHLFDGFTEVELKPYGYSVIPKSLIFLPRFLDNFWRSVIANPINKVLELITPKFLKYYCAVHFDVVAKR, from the coding sequence ATGATGGTCCACGATATGTCTACTGATACACTGAAAGCACAACTGAAGCCGAATTCCACTATCGAACGCGATGGTATTTTTGTTACTAAGGAAATTGCTGATAAGACGGTCTGGGACAAGTTGGCGGTTGAGAATCCAACTCACGCAGTGATCTCAGCGCAAGATGAAGCTGCTGCTGCTGAGAAATCAAAGCCGCAGATCGACGATATCAAGCGGCACCTCAAGGCAGAGGATGTGTTGCTTGATTGTGGCACCGGCTACGGTCGGGTGGCTAAGTACTTGCTACCCGATATGCCACTTGGTGGGTATGTTGGTGTCGACAGTGCGTACCAGATGCTCGCGCTCTTTCGTGATCGCTATAGGCTCAGTGATGAAGAACAAAAAACTCCGCTGCTGCTTTTGAATGCAGACATCCATACGCTGCCGCTCCAGAACCAGTCGGTGGATGTGGTGGTGGTGAGTGCAGTCTTTCTGCATAACCACAAGAGTATTATCGAAAAGGCTATGGCTGAGATCAAGCGAGTAGTGAAGCCGGGTGGTACCGTTTTGATCTACTCTTCATTTCCGCGCGTTGCAACTTTAATGGGTCTACAAGGCATGATCTATCAAGCGATTCTCAATCTGCTTGGCCGTCCGTACAAGAACGGTCCGGTCCGATACTACTGGCGGCGTGAGATCATGCACTTGTTTGATGGTTTTACAGAAGTTGAGCTGAAGCCGTATGGCTACAGCGTGATTCCTAAGTCGCTTATTTTCTTGCCACGTTTTCTCGACAATTTCTGGCGTTCAGTGATCGCAAACCCGATCAACAAAGTACTTGAGCTGATCACACCAAAGTTCTTGAAGTATTACTGTGCAGTTCACTTTGATGTGGTAGCCAAGCGGTAG
- a CDS encoding SDR family NAD(P)-dependent oxidoreductase, which yields MKATKTVLLLGATGGIGEAITKSLSITNTTLLLHGKSNEKLELLKAKLAGHGNQVHLLPADLSDKTELQLFTESLSKQVEKIDWIIFAAGFINEHEFEDKSPQTEVKTFMINAVAPTYIIKSQLGNLGEEGGIITISSTAALWGNPEFPIYASSKAALNTFTQIVAKLFGHTKKRALTVCPGATNTQMRERVAKDSETQQSPEIISSLVKEIIYCPEKYSNGDTVVVKNGNASKIKHTEPEPLH from the coding sequence ACTGTACTACTTTTAGGGGCCACAGGAGGAATAGGAGAAGCTATCACAAAATCTCTTTCAATAACAAACACGACCCTCCTATTACATGGAAAATCCAACGAAAAATTAGAATTACTGAAGGCAAAACTTGCTGGACACGGAAACCAAGTCCATTTGCTTCCAGCAGATTTGTCTGACAAAACAGAGCTACAGCTATTCACAGAAAGTTTGTCCAAGCAAGTAGAAAAAATTGATTGGATAATATTTGCCGCGGGTTTTATTAATGAACACGAGTTTGAAGATAAATCTCCTCAAACGGAAGTTAAAACATTCATGATCAATGCAGTAGCACCAACATACATCATCAAAAGTCAACTTGGAAATCTTGGTGAGGAGGGTGGAATTATTACAATCTCATCAACTGCTGCACTGTGGGGGAATCCAGAGTTTCCGATTTACGCCTCGTCAAAAGCCGCCCTAAACACTTTTACACAAATCGTAGCAAAACTATTTGGACACACAAAGAAAAGGGCGCTCACTGTTTGTCCCGGTGCCACAAACACACAAATGCGAGAACGCGTCGCAAAAGACTCAGAAACACAGCAGTCTCCAGAAATTATCTCTTCTCTCGTAAAAGAGATAATTTATTGTCCTGAAAAATATTCGAATGGCGATACTGTAGTTGTAAAAAATGGAAACGCAAGTAAGATTAAACACACTGAACCTGAACCACTACACTAA
- a CDS encoding FkbM family methyltransferase, translated as MKSLNHYLKLFFIHTPVLSFNLSDRKFFKGVVLTFRFWLFFIDKKMLHSSQAWSLECVYNGKHFSLELKSASDVSVLSEVFVLKEYEWQLDFNPKSILDLGAHWGDSTIYYAAMYPQATILAIEPNETIYNRLGAQATQFSNVRTLQVALGTDEGFTDLYVSRNTLGSSLVRREERSEVIRVKTLSLFDLCNLMKIKKFDLVKFDIEGAEEIIFKDVKNKECAKAFIGEVHLDLMNLTLDDVKEYFADFELSVSKISEMRYIVRAVKK; from the coding sequence ATGAAGTCATTGAATCATTACTTAAAATTATTTTTTATACATACTCCTGTTCTGTCCTTCAATCTATCCGACAGAAAATTTTTCAAAGGGGTTGTACTGACGTTCCGCTTCTGGTTGTTCTTCATAGATAAAAAAATGTTACACAGTTCACAAGCTTGGTCTTTAGAGTGTGTCTATAATGGTAAGCATTTTTCTCTTGAATTAAAATCGGCTTCGGATGTTTCGGTATTATCTGAGGTCTTTGTACTAAAAGAGTATGAATGGCAACTAGATTTTAATCCAAAATCGATCCTTGATCTGGGGGCCCATTGGGGCGACTCTACAATCTACTATGCGGCAATGTATCCTCAGGCAACTATTCTAGCGATTGAGCCTAACGAAACTATCTACAACAGACTTGGAGCACAAGCCACACAGTTTTCAAATGTAAGAACATTGCAGGTTGCGCTAGGTACTGATGAAGGTTTTACGGACCTTTATGTATCAAGAAACACCCTTGGCAGCTCTCTTGTGCGGAGAGAAGAAAGGAGTGAAGTGATACGTGTTAAGACGCTCTCTTTATTTGATTTATGTAATTTAATGAAAATTAAAAAGTTTGATCTCGTTAAATTTGATATTGAAGGAGCAGAAGAAATTATCTTTAAAGATGTAAAAAATAAGGAGTGTGCCAAAGCTTTTATCGGAGAAGTTCATTTAGATTTAATGAACTTGACTTTGGATGATGTTAAAGAATACTTTGCTGACTTTGAGTTAAGTGTAAGTAAGATCAGTGAGATGAGATATATTGTGAGGGCGGTAAAAAAGTAA
- a CDS encoding glycosyltransferase family 4 protein, which yields MKVTIATGLYPPEIGGPATYATMLEQELPAHDIEVTVVPFGWVRKYPKVLRHMVYLWKLWCASHQSDLIYALDPVSVGLPALWVSKLRRLPFLVRLGGDYAWEQGRVRFGVTKILDDHLDDASDWPRPVRLLAKVQTHVVSHARRVIVPSKYLKRMVVKWGIPEEKIQVIYSALYPLTVTTPRQQLREELEYPYPTIVSAGRLVPWKGFSALIDVVAALKEQFPQVTLIIVGDGPEKEVLEAKVAERKLSRNVWFTGSVSKDTLGAMIKAADVFVLNTAYEGLSHQLIEVMDIGTPIVTTVAGGNPELITDGVNGYLVPFNDTDALTESIARVLHHPESRERLVQSARGRSKEFAKERIVADIVVMLKEMAS from the coding sequence ATGAAAGTAACGATTGCGACGGGCTTGTATCCGCCGGAGATTGGTGGTCCGGCGACGTATGCCACCATGCTTGAGCAAGAGCTACCAGCTCATGATATCGAAGTAACGGTAGTTCCGTTTGGTTGGGTGCGGAAGTATCCGAAGGTGTTGCGACACATGGTCTACCTCTGGAAGTTGTGGTGCGCGAGTCATCAGTCTGATCTGATCTACGCGCTTGATCCGGTTAGTGTGGGACTGCCGGCGCTCTGGGTTTCGAAGCTTCGCCGGTTGCCATTTTTGGTAAGACTGGGTGGTGATTATGCGTGGGAGCAGGGACGGGTTCGATTTGGAGTAACCAAGATCCTTGACGATCATCTCGATGATGCTAGTGACTGGCCACGGCCAGTGAGACTCCTGGCAAAAGTGCAGACGCACGTGGTTTCTCACGCGCGCCGAGTCATCGTGCCGAGTAAGTATCTGAAACGTATGGTTGTAAAGTGGGGTATCCCCGAAGAGAAAATCCAGGTGATCTATAGCGCTCTCTATCCACTGACAGTCACTACACCTCGTCAGCAGCTTCGAGAAGAGCTTGAGTATCCATACCCCACAATCGTATCGGCAGGGCGACTCGTGCCATGGAAAGGTTTCAGTGCGCTTATTGATGTCGTTGCTGCGTTGAAAGAACAGTTCCCGCAAGTGACGCTGATTATTGTGGGTGACGGCCCAGAGAAGGAGGTCTTGGAAGCAAAGGTGGCTGAGCGTAAGCTAAGCCGTAACGTGTGGTTCACCGGTAGTGTCAGCAAAGACACGCTTGGCGCTATGATCAAGGCAGCGGATGTGTTTGTGCTAAATACCGCGTACGAAGGATTGTCACATCAGTTGATTGAAGTGATGGACATTGGAACGCCGATTGTGACTACTGTTGCGGGTGGTAATCCAGAACTAATTACCGATGGAGTGAATGGGTACTTGGTGCCATTTAATGATACTGATGCATTGACCGAATCGATCGCACGGGTGTTGCATCATCCTGAATCGCGCGAGCGTTTGGTGCAGTCTGCTCGCGGTCGCTCAAAGGAGTTTGCAAAAGAACGGATCGTTGCAGATATTGTGGTGATGTTAAAAGAAATGGCCTCATGA
- a CDS encoding glycosyltransferase family 4 protein, translated as MKQVLMIGYAKRALEAGSRERLRMREYADALGGLHMIVFTLKRDGLPAEVKDGNLHVYGTNAKTRIGALWKAFRLGRAILKDRPAKAWIVSTQDPGATALVGRAVAKGNRATNHIQIHGDVFSLYNSRSLFARVRVWYAERVVRTTAHIRVVSERIKRSLVSRGVAASFVTVLPIQADLSSFLTVGNVRQYTRAQPLKFVYVGRLSPEKNVQLLIDAFEKVRKQHDCTLTIVGAGPMRSALQSKVMQLALTDSVTFMDWTNDIASVLAAHDVLCLSSDHEGWGMVLVEAAAAGMPVVTTDVGCAGEFVVPGVTGQVVPVGDVVAFAGAMSTYCDTPDLIRAHGQAAHAAAVQFALGEEEYLKRFVDVYTSV; from the coding sequence ATGAAACAGGTCTTGATGATCGGCTACGCGAAGCGGGCGCTCGAGGCGGGAAGTCGGGAGCGATTGCGAATGCGGGAGTACGCTGATGCGTTAGGTGGATTGCATATGATTGTGTTTACGCTTAAGCGTGACGGCTTGCCTGCAGAAGTCAAAGATGGGAATTTGCATGTGTATGGCACGAACGCTAAGACGCGGATTGGTGCGCTCTGGAAAGCGTTTCGCCTTGGCCGGGCGATCCTAAAGGATCGCCCGGCCAAGGCCTGGATCGTCTCAACGCAAGATCCAGGTGCAACGGCGCTGGTTGGTCGCGCGGTTGCCAAAGGCAACCGCGCGACCAACCACATCCAGATCCACGGCGATGTATTTAGTCTATACAATTCTCGCTCGCTATTCGCACGTGTTCGTGTCTGGTATGCCGAGAGAGTGGTTCGTACCACCGCACATATCAGGGTCGTCTCAGAACGCATCAAGCGTTCTCTGGTCAGTCGTGGTGTCGCAGCGTCTTTTGTTACGGTGTTGCCGATCCAGGCAGACCTCTCTTCATTTTTGACTGTTGGAAACGTACGTCAGTACACACGCGCGCAACCACTGAAGTTCGTATATGTGGGAAGATTATCGCCCGAAAAGAATGTCCAACTGTTGATCGACGCATTTGAAAAAGTAAGAAAGCAACATGACTGTACATTAACGATTGTCGGCGCAGGTCCTATGCGGTCTGCGTTGCAATCTAAGGTTATGCAACTAGCACTTACAGATTCGGTCACTTTTATGGATTGGACTAATGATATTGCCAGCGTACTTGCGGCGCACGACGTACTTTGTCTTTCTTCTGATCACGAAGGATGGGGGATGGTATTGGTAGAGGCTGCTGCTGCTGGTATGCCGGTAGTGACCACTGATGTAGGTTGTGCTGGTGAGTTTGTGGTTCCTGGAGTAACTGGTCAGGTTGTCCCTGTGGGGGATGTAGTGGCTTTTGCGGGAGCAATGAGTACATACTGTGATACCCCTGACCTGATTAGGGCGCATGGCCAAGCAGCTCATGCAGCAGCTGTTCAATTTGCACTGGGTGAGGAAGAATACTTGAAGCGCTTCGTGGACGTATATACTTCAGTTTAA
- a CDS encoding glycosyltransferase: MARRDLSNFDASDRAASELQYIIRSEDKSKKSTVPTVTSEQAMRGKRIFHTASNRDVTRVLFVSRNTELLNPTKQTLDGYIDISDLFDEVHILILRHGIPPKNPVLRVADNVWMYTASSDYWWLTPKAGKELAEDQLVFAAGFRPDLIVARDPFESAIVAHMLGKKYNRPTQLHILDDYSTSEFIKKSPHNFSRLFLPVFTIPKFLSVRTLTASILTMVQKKFTIPDVALLPRYQNYESLISSTAYIDLKEKYRPFIFVLLYVGKLGHESTFYRALDAARFVLKNPRVGMVVIGEGPAQGEFEKRAKLLGIERQVVFEKRGADIDTYLKSANMLIVTDVDPESEEIVLRGAAAGIPMVMSQTDARDDIFEQGASAFICEPTNIQDFTDRINDLLNDIPLRETFVKNGQELIREKFHHDPSEYLDAYRTSIEEAMFVEATLAEEEEES, translated from the coding sequence ATGGCACGTCGTGATCTTTCTAACTTTGACGCTTCGGATCGAGCAGCTTCTGAGCTGCAGTATATTATTCGCAGTGAGGATAAAAGTAAAAAATCTACTGTTCCAACGGTCACTTCTGAGCAAGCAATGCGTGGTAAACGCATCTTTCACACTGCTTCAAATCGTGACGTTACTCGCGTGCTCTTTGTCTCGCGTAATACTGAACTCCTCAACCCAACCAAGCAAACACTGGATGGATACATCGACATTTCTGACCTGTTTGATGAGGTGCACATCTTGATCTTACGACACGGAATTCCGCCCAAAAATCCAGTACTTCGCGTTGCAGATAATGTGTGGATGTATACAGCATCTTCAGATTACTGGTGGCTTACTCCTAAAGCCGGGAAAGAATTGGCCGAAGACCAGTTGGTGTTTGCGGCTGGTTTTCGTCCAGACTTGATCGTTGCGCGTGATCCTTTTGAGTCTGCGATCGTAGCGCACATGCTTGGAAAGAAATACAATCGCCCAACGCAGCTGCATATTCTTGATGACTACAGTACGTCAGAATTCATCAAAAAAAGTCCACATAACTTCTCCCGATTGTTTTTGCCGGTTTTCACCATACCGAAGTTTTTGAGTGTTCGAACACTGACCGCTTCGATCCTTACTATGGTACAGAAAAAATTCACCATACCTGATGTTGCATTGTTGCCGCGATATCAAAACTATGAAAGTTTGATCAGTAGTACCGCTTACATTGATCTGAAAGAGAAGTATAGACCGTTCATTTTTGTGCTTCTTTATGTAGGTAAGCTGGGGCACGAAAGTACGTTTTATCGAGCACTTGATGCAGCTCGGTTTGTACTCAAGAATCCGCGCGTGGGTATGGTAGTCATTGGTGAAGGTCCGGCACAAGGAGAGTTTGAGAAGCGAGCAAAGTTGCTTGGTATTGAACGTCAAGTGGTTTTTGAGAAGAGAGGAGCAGATATTGATACGTATCTTAAATCAGCAAACATGCTGATCGTGACTGATGTCGATCCAGAAAGTGAGGAGATCGTGCTTCGTGGTGCGGCAGCTGGGATTCCGATGGTCATGTCTCAGACTGACGCGCGCGATGATATCTTCGAACAGGGCGCTTCTGCGTTTATTTGTGAACCAACAAACATTCAAGATTTTACCGACCGTATCAATGACCTGCTCAATGACATTCCGCTTCGTGAGACATTTGTGAAAAATGGTCAGGAGCTTATCAGAGAGAAGTTTCATCATGACCCGTCTGAATATCTCGATGCATATCGTACCAGTATCGAAGAAGCTATGTTTGTTGAAGCGACACTCGCTGAAGAAGAGGAGGAAAGCTAG
- a CDS encoding glycosyltransferase: MKIAYLANVRFPSERAHAAQIAHNCEAFVQAGSEVDLYVTENANASELKVAEQFGFTPHFSVTTLPPQWLYPRYKISFYVREFIFAFAFFFRKRPGQYDIIYARSEWILWLLSFFVKSSQLVWESHEAKFNLAARRLLQKGVKVVVISQGIKKYYETHAVPAEQLLVAEDGIDDGFYAQVLDRSVAREKLGLDRDDFIAMYIGGFDVWKGIHTFFEAAQHAPDVRFVAIGGSESEIVVLHAQYPTVQFLGSKPYRELRNYQQAADVLVVPNTAKELLSSHYTSPLKLFAHMASGVPMVVTDIPSLISVVQSPQVTVCAPDNPIDMGNAIMEVRAHYEEKKSAAEDLKSSARKYTWKERASLIKSFLLREVS; this comes from the coding sequence ATGAAAATCGCCTATCTCGCCAACGTTCGCTTCCCAAGCGAACGAGCGCATGCCGCTCAGATCGCACACAATTGTGAAGCGTTTGTTCAGGCTGGTAGCGAGGTTGATCTGTATGTGACTGAGAACGCCAATGCAAGTGAGTTAAAGGTTGCAGAACAGTTTGGATTCACTCCACATTTTTCAGTGACCACCTTACCACCACAGTGGTTGTATCCTCGCTACAAAATATCGTTTTACGTGCGGGAGTTTATTTTTGCTTTCGCTTTTTTCTTTAGGAAGAGGCCTGGGCAGTACGATATCATTTACGCTCGAAGTGAATGGATATTGTGGCTGCTTTCATTTTTTGTTAAATCATCACAGCTCGTGTGGGAGTCACATGAAGCGAAGTTTAATCTGGCCGCACGACGATTGTTGCAAAAAGGGGTGAAGGTCGTAGTTATTTCGCAAGGAATCAAGAAGTACTATGAGACACATGCAGTGCCAGCCGAACAGCTGTTGGTAGCTGAGGATGGTATTGACGATGGTTTCTATGCACAAGTGCTTGATAGATCAGTAGCTAGGGAAAAGCTTGGTCTTGATCGAGATGATTTCATTGCTATGTACATTGGTGGATTTGATGTTTGGAAGGGTATTCACACTTTCTTTGAGGCTGCCCAGCATGCGCCAGATGTTAGGTTTGTCGCTATCGGTGGTAGTGAATCCGAGATTGTTGTGTTGCATGCTCAGTATCCGACAGTGCAGTTCTTGGGGTCAAAGCCGTATCGAGAGTTACGAAATTATCAACAAGCAGCCGATGTCTTGGTGGTACCAAATACCGCGAAGGAATTGCTCTCAAGCCACTACACTTCACCCTTAAAACTCTTTGCTCACATGGCTTCTGGTGTTCCAATGGTTGTTACTGATATTCCGAGCTTGATCTCTGTGGTCCAGTCGCCGCAGGTGACTGTCTGTGCACCCGACAATCCGATCGACATGGGAAATGCTATCATGGAAGTACGTGCTCACTATGAAGAGAAAAAGTCTGCTGCGGAAGACCTCAAATCTTCCGCAAGAAAGTATACTTGGAAAGAGCGGGCTAGTTTGATTAAGAGTTTTCTCCTGCGCGAAGTTTCATGA
- a CDS encoding exostosin family protein has translation MLKIYLYKREEGTPDSYLLNLFTSVEEEAGLLFQKVPTAPFKRMVQFVTTQQGADYMMIPHSYFSIKDPSGTYLKEAGLFAQQHRLKTIIFAYGDTHDDILFDNATILRTAKYRSRLVKDEFIIAPFVEDLGERYGVEPISKAALPTVGFAGMTHLPTTTAEMKYRLRLLRSFLNELFGKREQYERQGLYFRRKILSVLSKTNAINLRVQKRKSYSASKSTIQGDPKVLRQQFIDSIKNSHLPLVVRGDGNFSLRFFEVLSLGRVPLFVDTDTPLPFEDEINYDAFILRVDYNDIEKIPEIVNDFWERTSEEKFVEMQQKARQAFEHYLRADAFYKTLFSHLASGKKN, from the coding sequence ATGTTGAAGATTTATCTTTACAAAAGAGAGGAAGGAACACCGGATTCCTATTTGTTAAATTTGTTCACTTCAGTGGAGGAAGAGGCTGGTTTACTGTTTCAAAAAGTACCCACGGCCCCATTTAAGCGTATGGTGCAGTTTGTTACGACACAACAAGGAGCTGACTACATGATGATTCCGCACTCGTATTTTTCTATAAAAGACCCATCTGGCACATACCTAAAAGAAGCTGGTCTCTTTGCACAACAGCATAGGCTGAAAACCATTATTTTTGCCTACGGTGACACTCATGATGATATCCTTTTTGATAATGCAACAATTCTCAGAACTGCGAAATATCGGAGTAGACTAGTAAAGGACGAATTTATAATTGCGCCATTCGTAGAGGATTTAGGAGAGCGTTATGGGGTAGAGCCTATTTCAAAGGCTGCGCTGCCGACCGTGGGGTTTGCTGGTATGACCCATTTACCAACTACAACAGCAGAGATGAAGTACAGACTGAGGTTATTACGCTCCTTTTTAAATGAACTTTTCGGTAAGAGAGAACAATATGAACGGCAAGGATTGTATTTTAGGAGAAAAATTTTGTCCGTGTTGTCGAAAACTAACGCGATTAATCTGCGTGTACAGAAACGAAAATCATATTCAGCGTCTAAGAGTACTATACAGGGAGATCCAAAAGTGTTGCGTCAGCAATTTATTGATTCTATTAAGAACTCCCACTTACCTCTTGTTGTGAGGGGAGATGGAAACTTCTCGCTCAGATTCTTTGAGGTGTTGTCTCTAGGAAGAGTGCCGTTGTTTGTAGATACTGATACCCCGTTACCATTTGAGGACGAGATTAATTATGATGCATTTATACTTCGGGTTGATTACAATGACATAGAAAAAATACCTGAAATTGTCAATGATTTCTGGGAGAGGACATCGGAGGAAAAGTTTGTAGAAATGCAGCAGAAGGCGCGCCAAGCCTTCGAGCATTATCTCCGCGCCGACGCCTTTTACAAAACCCTTTTTAGCCATCTCGCCAGTGGTAAGAAGAACTAA
- a CDS encoding glycosyltransferase family 4 protein, translating into MRVLIVTQVVDTEHPILGFFHRWLEEFAKHCEQVTVICLQEGAHALPDNVKVYSLGKEVGKSRLTYLIRFYKLIISLRHEHDSVFVHMNQIYVLLGAPLWRLWRKRVGLWYMHGTVTWSLRLAEKLVDVIFTGSPESFRLPSKKVVVTGHGIDTGRFAPQTGPKDLDLITVGRITESKNLIALIDILREVRQEHEVTLSIVGGALTEGERAYEAKLRSHIEQYDLEHAVQFLGRIPQAGLPETLARAKVFVTAAQNGSLDKAVLEAMACGLPVVSMAPGTESLPLGLAQVKDVSGMVQMIKKVISEKTPFHQNDYVNFVSSKHSLSTLIPKILHE; encoded by the coding sequence ATGAGAGTACTGATTGTGACACAAGTGGTAGACACAGAGCATCCGATTCTTGGTTTTTTTCATCGGTGGCTGGAGGAGTTTGCAAAACACTGTGAGCAGGTGACGGTTATTTGCTTACAAGAGGGAGCGCATGCTTTGCCAGATAACGTCAAAGTATATTCGCTTGGAAAAGAAGTGGGGAAGAGTCGACTCACGTACTTGATTCGCTTTTACAAATTGATCATCAGTCTGCGTCATGAGCACGACAGTGTCTTTGTGCACATGAATCAGATCTATGTCCTCCTCGGTGCACCGCTGTGGCGGCTGTGGAGAAAGCGTGTTGGACTGTGGTACATGCATGGGACGGTAACCTGGTCATTGCGGCTGGCAGAGAAGCTAGTAGATGTCATCTTCACAGGCTCACCTGAGAGTTTTCGGCTGCCAAGCAAGAAGGTGGTGGTGACCGGACATGGGATCGATACGGGCCGGTTTGCTCCGCAAACCGGCCCCAAAGATCTCGACCTCATCACGGTCGGACGGATCACTGAATCAAAGAACCTGATTGCGTTGATCGATATTTTGCGTGAAGTTCGCCAAGAGCATGAGGTGACACTGAGTATTGTGGGAGGTGCGCTCACCGAAGGTGAGCGCGCCTACGAAGCCAAGCTACGCTCACACATCGAACAGTATGATCTCGAGCATGCGGTGCAGTTCTTAGGGCGAATCCCACAGGCAGGCCTGCCAGAAACACTCGCCAGAGCCAAAGTATTTGTGACCGCGGCCCAAAACGGCAGCTTGGATAAGGCAGTCCTTGAAGCTATGGCCTGCGGCTTGCCGGTGGTTTCTATGGCGCCGGGGACAGAGTCGCTGCCGCTAGGTCTTGCTCAAGTAAAGGATGTCTCAGGTATGGTACAAATGATTAAAAAGGTTATATCTGAAAAGACGCCTTTCCATCAAAATGACTATGTCAACTTTGTTTCTAGTAAGCATAGTTTGTCAACTTTAATCCCTAAAATTCTACATGAGTAA
- a CDS encoding YvcK family protein, giving the protein MKKHSVVVIGGGTGTHTVLRGLKLYQKQIDVAAIVTMADSGGSTGRLRDEFGYLPVGDVRMALAALASDVDEHEELVRELFLYRFEKGNGLSGHNFGNLLLVALTDILGSEAAAIRAASKLLNVQGSVIPVTTEKVNLVATYDDGVELVGEHGIDEPTKDRAEHSIVSLSVTPRAVVSEAAEAAILNADLVVLGPGDLYTSVLANCVVDGVAEAIQNTTAQVVYVSNLMTKHGQTTGMGVSEHVAEISRYVGRMPDAVIVNTAPLPEELLGRYADDGEYPVAFNCESNDCRVVPADLLGEEVVQKSGGDTLKRSLIRHDSRKLARKLIGLL; this is encoded by the coding sequence ATGAAAAAGCACAGTGTGGTGGTTATTGGCGGCGGGACGGGGACACACACGGTACTTCGTGGGCTCAAGTTGTATCAAAAACAGATCGACGTCGCAGCGATCGTGACCATGGCAGACTCTGGCGGCTCGACAGGTCGATTGCGTGACGAGTTTGGCTACTTGCCGGTGGGCGACGTGCGTATGGCGCTCGCAGCGCTCGCGAGTGATGTCGACGAGCACGAGGAATTGGTGCGAGAACTTTTCTTGTATCGGTTTGAAAAAGGTAATGGGCTGTCGGGACACAACTTCGGCAACCTGCTCCTTGTCGCGCTTACTGATATTCTTGGCTCAGAAGCGGCAGCGATTCGGGCCGCGTCGAAGTTGCTCAATGTCCAGGGTAGCGTGATCCCGGTGACGACAGAGAAAGTGAACTTAGTTGCAACGTACGATGATGGTGTTGAGTTGGTTGGTGAACATGGTATTGATGAACCGACCAAAGACAGGGCTGAGCATTCAATAGTGTCGCTGTCGGTGACACCGCGCGCGGTGGTGAGTGAAGCTGCGGAGGCAGCAATTCTTAATGCTGATTTAGTCGTACTTGGTCCAGGTGACCTCTATACCAGTGTGCTGGCCAATTGCGTGGTTGATGGGGTTGCGGAAGCAATCCAGAACACAACCGCGCAGGTGGTATATGTTTCAAACCTTATGACCAAGCATGGGCAAACCACCGGCATGGGAGTATCCGAGCATGTCGCAGAGATCAGTCGCTACGTAGGTCGCATGCCTGACGCGGTGATCGTAAATACTGCACCGTTACCCGAAGAGCTCCTTGGTCGGTACGCAGACGATGGGGAATATCCGGTAGCATTTAATTGCGAATCAAACGACTGTCGAGTTGTACCGGCTGATCTGCTTGGCGAGGAAGTAGTGCAAAAGAGCGGTGGGGATACATTGAAACGAAGCTTGATTCGTCATGATTCACGGAAGTTGGCACGTAAGTTAATTGGGTTGTTATGA